GGTGCGAGCGGCGGCCACGCCTGCAGGTCGACGCCGAGCGGCACGCGTTGCGCCTCGATGCCGAGCGCCCACAGTGCGTCGATGATCGGCGCGCTGGCGGCCGTGACGACATCGGCGGCGCGCAACACGCAGGCCTCGCGCAGGCGTCCCTTCCATTTTCGGCGTCCGCCGTAGTCGATCGCGTGCAGCGCGACCAGCTCGCCGCCGGCGACATGCACCAGGCTGGGCAGCCGCAGCAGCCTGGCCGCGGCCACCGCGACCAGGCTGCACGAACCGGAGAAGATCGCCTGGACCACGTCGAACGGCGCGCGGCGATGCTCGGCGCGGATCGCCGCGATCGCGCGCCATCGGGTCCAGCCGCTGCCGATGTTGTGGATGCTCGCGCCGGCGAGTTCCCAGCGACCCGGCGTGGCTTCCTGGTGCAGTGCGAAGACATGCACCTCGTGCGTGCGCGCCAGCCGTTCGATCAGCGCCAGCAAGGCCGGGATCACCCGGACCTCACCGCTGCGATCCACCCCGCCCGGCAGCACCAGGGCGAGTTTCACGACACGCTCCGGCGCCGCTCGGCGTGGACTTGCGCATAGGCATCGGCCCATTGCCGGCCCACCGCGGCGAACGACAGCGCGGCGTCGAAATGCGCGCGCACCTGCGCTGGCGATGGCCGGCTGGCGGCGGCAGCGACCAGCGCTTGGGCCAGTTGCGCCGCATCACCACAGGGCCACAAGTGGCCGATGCCACTGCCGCCGAGCAGCGCGCGGAAGGAGGGAATATCCGTGACCACCGGCGTGACGCCGCAGGCCAGCGCTTCGAGCACGGCGTAGCCGCAGCTCTCGGCGCGGCTGCCCGAGACGAACAGATCCGCCGCGCGCATCAGCCCCTCGACCTGCGCGTGCACCACCTTGCCCAGCAGATGCACGCGTCCGGCAAGCTGCGGATCGCGCGCGATGCGCGCCTGCACCTCGCCGAGCAGCGGCGCGCTGCCGAAGGCGCACCACAACTGCAGGTCGGGCAGTTGTCGCGCCGCCATCGACACACCGTCGAGCACGCTCAACGGGTCCTTGCCGGGATTCAGGTGGCCCACCCACAGCACGCAGGGATCACCCCGAAGACCTGTCTGTGCGCGCGCATCGGCGCGACTGCCCACGCTGAAGCGGCTGCTGGATTCGGGTATCGCGAAGTGGTGTGTGTGCGGACGGAACAGCCCGGCCCGGGTGAACGGTCGGGCCAGCTCGGGCGCGGTGAAGGCCACGCCGGCCAGCGCCGCATACCAGCGTCGCCACGGCGAACGGCGCCACCAGCGCGGCGGCCGATCGGCGTGGTCCTGCAGGATGATCGGCCGCCGCGGCAGGCATTGCGCGATCGCGAAGGCATCCTCGGCAAAGCCCAGGCTGTGCCCGTGCAGCACGTCGGCGTCGATGTCGCCGAGCAGGCTGGCGAAACGGCGGCCCCGGTTCGTCGCCGTTTCCAGTCCACGGATGTCGACGAAGTGATAGTCGATGCCGTTGCGGGTGATCAGGTCTTCCCGCGCCGCCGCCTGGACCACCGACACCCGGGTGCCGGCGCTGGCCGCCGCCTCGGCGACGTCCACCAGCGAGTGCCATTGCTCAAGCAGCTGGTTCGGTGCGAGGTCCTCGGGGGCCGGCAGGAAGTTGAGCTGCGCGACGTGCAGGGCCGCCATCGCTACGCGCCGGTGATTTGCGGCGTGCGCAGTTGCACGAAGCGATTGGCGATGTTGAGTTCCCACGGATGGTTGTAGCGCCGATGGCGATAACGCCACGACGCCATCGCGCTCAGGCTGCGCTTGGCCCAGTGGGGTGAACGCACATCCTGCACGGTGGGATAGCGGCAGCGCAGCACGGTGACGAAGTCGTAGATGCGCTGGCGCAGCTTGTCGCTGAGCCACGGCGCATCGGCATGGCAGGCGTAGTCCACCCAGCGACGTTGCGTCCATTCGTCCGGCGTGGAGGGAAACACCACCGGCTCGCCATGAAGGTCGAGCAGGGGCGCGGAAGGATGCTTGCCGCGCTCCTTTTCGTGCTTGCTGCCCTCCGGCAGCGGCGTGTAGATGTAGGTGATGATTTCCGAGGCGGGATTGATGCGTTTCAATTCGCGGATGAACTCGAACGTCAGTTCGGTTTCCTCTTCGGTGTTCACCGGCGGCGCCAGCATGAAGGAGAACTCGGGGATCACGCCGTGACGTCGACACAGCTCGGCCACCGCCAGGGTCTGGTCCGGCCGCGTGCCCTTGCGGATTTCCTTGAGCATCGCGCCGCTCGGTGACTCGGCGCCGATGTAGGCCATGCGCAACCGGCTCTTGCGCACCAGCTCCCAGGTGCTTTCGGAAAGCTTGAGCAGGGCATCGGCGCGTGCGAAACACCACCAGGGCATTTCGAGCCGGGCCATGATCTCGAGCAGCGGGATCATGTCCTGTTCGCGGTCGAAGAAGTTGTGGTCGTAGAACAGGATGGAATCGGCACCCAGCTCGTACTTGAGGTAATTCAGTTCGCGCTCCAGCCGCTCCGCCGGCGGCAGCGCGGTCGCGCCGCCGAACATCGCCGCCACGCCGCAGAACGTGCAGCGGAAGCGACAACCGATCGAGGCCTGGTGCACGGCGGTACGCCGGCCGAGAAAGGTGCTTGCCAGATACTTGTCCGGGTCGCCCAGCTTTTCATACGGCAGCACCAGCGCGGCATCGCCGTGCCGGAAGCTGCGATTGGGGTTGTGCACGACCTCGCCATCGCGGCGCCAGGACAAGCCACCGATCCTGGCCAGCGCCTCGTCGCCGCCGCCGCGGGCCAGCGCCGAGACCAGCTCGACCAGGCTTTCCTCGCCCTGCCCGCGCACCGCGTAGTCCACATAGGGCGCAGCCAGCGTGGTGTCGGTATACAGCGTGGGGAAGTAGCCGCCCCAGATGATCGACATCGACGGATGATGCTCGCGGATCGCCTTCGACACGGCGATCGCCGGCGCCAGCTGCGGGCCGCCCATGATGCCGATGCCGATGGCGTCGTAATGCTGTTTCCCGGCGGCGGCCAGGGTCGCGTTCACCAGGTCCCGATCAATGTTGCCGTCCACGATGTGGCTGTCGCCGAAGCGATCCAGTGCCGCGGCCAGGTTCAGCAGCGACAGCGGAAAGCGCGGACGCGTGGTGACCGTCGGGTTGACCAGCAGTGTATTGGGACGGTGAGTCATCGGACGTCTCGGGTATTCAAACCGGCCGCCGCAGCCGGAACACCAGCGCCACGGGAACCTCCAGCGCGGCGCGGTCGAAGCGCGCATCGGCGGGGATGTCGGCCGGATCGAGCATCGGCTCCAGCACCTGTTCGATGCGCAGCCCGAGCGCGGCGCAGGCCGCGTGCCAGTGGCTGTACAGGTGCTGGGTGTGCTGCACGGCGTAGTGCCGGCCGTCCGACTTGAAATCGCGCAGCCAGCCCAGCGCATGCCCGATCGGATGCACGTCGCTGCACAGCAGCGTGCCGCCGGGCCGGGTCACCCGGCACAGCTCGGCCAGCGCTCGCTGCAGGTCGTCGATATGGCCGACGACCAGGCCGCAGAGGGTCAGGTTCGCCCGCGCGTCCGGCACGGGCAGCGCCGCCAGGCTGCCCTGGATCAGGTCGACGTCCGCGGCGGCCTGCAACGCGGCCAGCTCCGCGTCGGCGCGCGCGAGCATCGGCGCCGACAGGTCCACGCCGATCACGCGCGCCGCGCCGCGGCGCAGCGCGTGCAGCATGTAGCGCCCGCTGCCGCAGCCGACATCGAGCACGGCCGCTCCATGCAGCGTGTCCGGCATCAGCGCGAGCATGGCGCGCTCCTCCGCCCGCATCACCGGGTTGTGGGCGCGGGCGGGATAGCTGGATGCCCACAGCGCATACGCCTCGGCCGGCATCAGCATCGAAGGACGCGGCCGCATGGCTAGCCGGCCTCCATGACGAGGTCGCGCGCGCGGTGGGCGGCCGCCAGTTCGAGGCCGGGTTCGAGCGCCACCAGCGCCGCTTCGGCCAGCGGTTTGGCCAGCAGCTTCGGCTTGCCGTCCAGCGTCACCGGCACGGTTTCCATGCCGGCAACGTCGAACCATTCGGCGAAATCCGGATCGGCGATGCGCGGCACGCCGTGGCGCACCACCGCGCGGATCTCGCTGCGCCCGATGCCGACCAGGCCGCAGCGTTCGTCGCCGCCGCGATCCTCGACGATCACCAGGTCCGCCGGCGTTCCCGCTGCCAGGCTGCCACTCGAAGGCAAGCGCAGGATGCGCGCGGCGTGGCTGGTGACCAGGCCGAGC
This is a stretch of genomic DNA from Rhodanobacter sp. FDAARGOS 1247. It encodes these proteins:
- a CDS encoding radical SAM protein, with protein sequence MTHRPNTLLVNPTVTTRPRFPLSLLNLAAALDRFGDSHIVDGNIDRDLVNATLAAAGKQHYDAIGIGIMGGPQLAPAIAVSKAIREHHPSMSIIWGGYFPTLYTDTTLAAPYVDYAVRGQGEESLVELVSALARGGGDEALARIGGLSWRRDGEVVHNPNRSFRHGDAALVLPYEKLGDPDKYLASTFLGRRTAVHQASIGCRFRCTFCGVAAMFGGATALPPAERLERELNYLKYELGADSILFYDHNFFDREQDMIPLLEIMARLEMPWWCFARADALLKLSESTWELVRKSRLRMAYIGAESPSGAMLKEIRKGTRPDQTLAVAELCRRHGVIPEFSFMLAPPVNTEEETELTFEFIRELKRINPASEIITYIYTPLPEGSKHEKERGKHPSAPLLDLHGEPVVFPSTPDEWTQRRWVDYACHADAPWLSDKLRQRIYDFVTVLRCRYPTVQDVRSPHWAKRSLSAMASWRYRHRRYNHPWELNIANRFVQLRTPQITGA
- a CDS encoding glycosyltransferase family 4 protein, translating into MAALHVAQLNFLPAPEDLAPNQLLEQWHSLVDVAEAAASAGTRVSVVQAAAREDLITRNGIDYHFVDIRGLETATNRGRRFASLLGDIDADVLHGHSLGFAEDAFAIAQCLPRRPIILQDHADRPPRWWRRSPWRRWYAALAGVAFTAPELARPFTRAGLFRPHTHHFAIPESSSRFSVGSRADARAQTGLRGDPCVLWVGHLNPGKDPLSVLDGVSMAARQLPDLQLWCAFGSAPLLGEVQARIARDPQLAGRVHLLGKVVHAQVEGLMRAADLFVSGSRAESCGYAVLEALACGVTPVVTDIPSFRALLGGSGIGHLWPCGDAAQLAQALVAAAASRPSPAQVRAHFDAALSFAAVGRQWADAYAQVHAERRRSVS
- a CDS encoding class I SAM-dependent methyltransferase gives rise to the protein MRPRPSMLMPAEAYALWASSYPARAHNPVMRAEERAMLALMPDTLHGAAVLDVGCGSGRYMLHALRRGAARVIGVDLSAPMLARADAELAALQAAADVDLIQGSLAALPVPDARANLTLCGLVVGHIDDLQRALAELCRVTRPGGTLLCSDVHPIGHALGWLRDFKSDGRHYAVQHTQHLYSHWHAACAALGLRIEQVLEPMLDPADIPADARFDRAALEVPVALVFRLRRPV